A single genomic interval of Gouania willdenowi chromosome 22, fGouWil2.1, whole genome shotgun sequence harbors:
- the slc25a29l gene encoding mitochondrial basic amino acids transporter, with protein MALDFAAGCIGGAAGVLVGHPFDTVKVRLQVQNVDRPLYRGTFHCFQSIVRQESGLGLYKGIGSPMMGLTFINAIVFGVQGNAMRKLGKDTPLNQFLAGASAGAIQCVICCPMELAKTRMQMQGTGEKKSKRKLYKNSLDCLVRIYRREGIRGINRGMVTTLLRETPGFGVYFLAYDILTRSLGCEPDDPYMIPKLLFAGGMSGIASWLSTYPVDVIKSRLQADGVGGVNQYSSIMDCIRQSLKKEGWRVFTRGLTSTLLRAFPVNATTFATVTLFLLYMREGEECRIQDCETQSVQLQPTSL; from the exons ATGGCACTGGACTTCGCTGCAGGTTGTATTGGAG gtGCTGCTGGTGTTTTAGTTGGACATCCATTTGACACTGTCAAG GTGAGGCTTCAGGTTCAGAATGTGGACAGGCCTTTGTACCGCGGAACGTTCCACTGCTTCCAGTCCATTGTACGGCAGGAGTCG GGTCTCGGTCTCTACAAAGGCATCGGTTCTCCTATGATGGGACTGACTTTCATCAACGCCATCGTGTTTGGCGTCCAGGGCAACGCGATGCGTAAACTGGGCAAAGACACTCCCCTCAACCAGTTCCTGGCCGGAGCGTCGGCCGGAGCCATCCAGTGCGTGATCTGCTGCCCCATGGAACTGGCCAAGACACGCATGCAGATGCAGGGAACCGGGGAGAAGAAGTCCAAGAGGAAACTCTACAAGAACTCTCTGGACTGCCTGGTGCGGATCTACCGCAGGGAGGGGATCCGTGGGATCAACCGCGGGATGGTCACCACGCTGCTGCGCGAGACCCCGGGTTTCGGCGTCTACTTCCTGGCGTACGACATTCTGACGCGTTCGCTGGGCTGCGAGCCCGATGACCCCTACATGATCCCCAAGCTGCTGTTCGCCGGCGGCATGTCGGGCATCGCCTCGTGGCTCTCCACGTACCCCGTGGACGTGATCAAGTCACGCCTGCAGGCGGATGGGGTGGGCGGGGTCAACCAGTACAGCAGCATCATGGACTGCATCAGGCAGAGTTTAAAAAAGGAGGGGTGGAGGGTGTTCACGCGCGGACTCACGTCCACGCTGCTGCGCGCGTTCCCCGTCAATGCCACCACCTTCGCCACCGTGACTTTGTTCCTGCTGTACATGCGCGAGGGGGAGGAGTGTAGGATCCAGGACTGTGAGACGCAGTCTGTGCAGCTGCAGCCCACCAGCCTGTGA